One Gadus morhua chromosome 13, gadMor3.0, whole genome shotgun sequence genomic window carries:
- the ccdc71 gene encoding uncharacterized protein ccdc71 → MANLLTRPAVLRPLTFAMEEKQALHSWSRVSSAGQSVVLEALKILGPKPGPPHPGTPAQLGTRRSNSTQDLPSPRPNSQPVLLAVGSGAEKALGMGTKPRGLPSTEELLIFLQELREEGHKATVLRSKDVYGYRSALSCPLTQDKLRALEKSQKPTAKRRGRKPPARKRDVHVHPSWRKAQRGSPRIQGTCPPEAPLCPPSAPVSWTRGPCAPQPCLRLTNLQDLPGAPTARLQIHTSWEPSSGPHSKQHLPPPPALSGIPLHPSQTNGEAPASLLRPWGLSCPVRHDGALIGDSAPTLYGPQAELGSNGVHGAHPQGSGSRRAMANLRRKVIKVDHSRSVADARRKAQKILQLDLSPVIHIQPMPIKDYRHLQ, encoded by the coding sequence ATGGCTAACCTGCTGACCCGTCCGGCGGTGCTTCGACCCTTGACCTTCGCCATGGAGGAGAAGCAGGCTCTCCACTCGTGGAGCCGCGTCTCGTCGGCGGGCCAAAGTGTGGTCCTGGAGGCGCTGAAGATCCTGGGGCCCAAGCCTGGGCCCCCCCACCCTGGCACCCCAGCACAACTCGGCACCAGAAGGTCCAACAGCACCCAGGACCTGCCCAGCCCCCGACCCAACAGCCAGCCGGTCCTGCTGGCTGTTGGGTCAGGGGCGGAGAAGGCCCTGGGTATGGGCACCAAGCCGCGGGGGCTCCCTAGCACAGAGGAGCTCCTGATCTTCCTGCAGGAGCTGCGGGAGGAGGGCCACAAGGCCACGGTGCTGCGCAGTAAGGACGTGTACGGCTATCGCTCGGCCCTCAGCTGCCCCCTCACCCAGGACAAGCTCCGGGCCCTTGAGAAGAGCCAGAAACCCACCGCCAAGCGGAGGGGCCGGAAGCCGCCGGCCAGGAAGAGGGATGTGCATGTGCATCCGTCCTGGAGGAAGGCCCAGAGGGGGAGCCCCCGGATCCAGGGCACCTGCCCTCCAGAGgcacccctctgccccccctcgGCCCCGGTGAGCTGGACTCGGGGGCCCTGTGCTCCTCAGCCCTGCCTCAGACTGACCAACCTCCAGGACCTGCCCGGGGCCCCCACCGCCAGGCTCCAGATCCACACCAGCTGGGAGCCATCGTCGGGCCCCCACTCCAAGCagcacctccctcctcccccggcCCTCTCGGGGATCCCGCTCCACCCGTCCCAGACCAACGGCGAGGCCCCCGCCTCCCTGCTGAGACCCTGGGGCCTCTCCTGCCCCGTCCGCCACGACGGGGCCCTGATCGGAGACTCGGCCCCGACCCTCTACGGCCCACAGGCCGAGCTGGGCAGCAACGGGGTCCACGGGGCCCACCCCCAGGGCAGCGGCAGCCGCAGGGCCATGGCCAACCTGAGGAGGAAGGTGATCAAGGTGGACCACTCCCGGTCGGTGGCGGACGCCAGGCGGAAAGCCCAGAAGATCCTGCAGCTGGACCTGTCCCCCGTCATCCACATACAGCCCATGCCCATTAAGGACTACCGGCACCTCCAGTGA